Proteins co-encoded in one Juglans regia cultivar Chandler chromosome 16, Walnut 2.0, whole genome shotgun sequence genomic window:
- the LOC108992905 gene encoding 60S ribosomal protein L27a-3-like encodes MTTRFKKNRKKRGHVSAGHGRIGKHRKHPGGRGNAGGMHHHRILFDKYHPGYFGKVGMRYFHKLRNKFYCPIVNVDKLWSLIPKDVKEKASKDNAPLIDVTQFGFFKVLGKGVLPENQPVVVKAKLVSKIAEKKIKEAGGAVVLTA; translated from the coding sequence atgACGACCCGGTTCAAGAAGAACAGGAAGAAGCGGGGGCACGTGAGCGCTGGACATGGTCGCATCGGGAAGCACAGGAAGCACCCGGGAGGCCGCGGAAACGCCGGAGGCATGCACCATCACCGGATCCTTTTCGATAAGTACCATCCTGGGTATTTTGGAAAGGTCGGTATGCGATATTTCCACAAGCTCCGCAACAAGTTCTACTGCCCCATCGTCAACGTCGACAAGCTCTGGTCCCTAATCCCCAAGGACGTCAAGGAAAAGGCCTCCAAAGACAACGCTCCTCTCATTGACGTCACCCAGTTCGGCTTCTTCAAGGTCTTGGGCAAGGGCGTCCTCCCGGAGAACCAGCCCGTAGTCGTGAAGGCCAAGCTCGTCTCGAAGATTGCTGAGAAGAAGATTAAGGAGGCCGGTGGTGCCGTTGTCCTCACCGCTTAG